One Salvia splendens isolate huo1 chromosome 12, SspV2, whole genome shotgun sequence genomic window carries:
- the LOC121757060 gene encoding translationally-controlled tumor protein homolog, protein MLVYQDLLTGDELLSDSFPYKEIENGALWEVEGKWVVTGAVDVDIGANPSAEGGGEDEGVDDQAVKVVDIVDTFRLQEQPPFDKKQFIGYIKKYIKVLTPKLDAEKQEEFKKSIEGATKYLVSKLKDLQFFVGESMADDSSLVFAYYKEGATDPTFLYFGHGLKEIKC, encoded by the exons GTGATGAACTCCTCTCCGACTCTTTCCCGTATAAGGAAATCGAGAATGGAGCTCTATGGGAAGTTGAGGGAAAG TGGGTGGTCACCGGAGCTGTTGATGTTGACATTGGAGCAAATCCTTCGGCCGAAGGTGGTGGGGAGGATGAAGGAGTTGATGACCAGGCTGTCAAAGTGGTTGACATTGTCGACACCTTTAGGCTGCAG GAGCAACCTCCTTTCGACAAGAAGCAATTCATTGGATATATCAAGAAGTATATCAAGGTGTTGACGCCCAAGCTTGATGCTGAGAAGCAAGAGGAGTTTAAGAAGTCCATTGAGGGGGCAACCAAATATCTCGTCTCTAAACTCAAAGATCTCCAATT TTTTGTCGGAGAGAGCATGGCCGATGATAGCTCGTTGGTGTTTGCTTACTACAAGGAAGGTGCAACTGATCCAACATTTTTATACTTTGGCCATGGTTTGAAGGAAATCAAGTGTTGA
- the LOC121759299 gene encoding tRNA (carboxymethyluridine(34)-5-O)-methyltransferase-like: protein MIFAVRRGFSIVKVESSLKSVCTMKGENIDDSLGSEGFPVLPPIVAGNNKKSLSSKVQVTPEIEKKYVHRVYDAIAPHFSSTRFAKWPKVQGFLNALPSGSLILDAGCGNGKYLGLNQNCYFIGCDISAPLISICSDKGNEVLVADAVNLPYRTGYGDAAISIAVLHHLSSESRRKKAVEELIRIVKKGGLILITVWAREQEDNSLIKKWTPLSPKYVEEWIGPGSPRTRSPSSSVSLESISETEESVSAEQSMYLPKESEDVRSTDIKYPSCSDLTRSPSPSIHLESISETEESVSGEQSICLCKESEDERSYEIKHTNSSEGPLSLDSTVKKSSLCQQEYFVPWHLPYHRAEVSGASSNAVSNGFARKDDKKGAVVYDRYYHVFSEGELERLASNVEGAVIVDRFYDKSNWCIILEKTSS, encoded by the exons ATGATCTTTGCTGTTAGAAGGGGATTTAGCATTGTAAAAGTTGAGTCTTCCTTGAAAAGTGTATGCACCATGAAAGGAGAAAACATAGATGATTCATTAGGTTCGGAAGGATTTCCTGTTTTACCCCCTATAGTTGCAGGGAACAACAAGAAAAGTTTGTCCTCCAAAGTCCAGGTTACACCCGAAATAGAGAAGAAGTATGTTCATCGTGTTTATGATGCAATTGCTCCCCACTTTAGTTCTACCCGGTTTGCAAAATGGCCCAAGGTCCAAGGGTTCTTGAACGCTCTGCCCTCAGGATCTCTCATTTTAGATGCAGGGTGTGGCAATGGGAAGTATTTGGGGTTGAATCAGAATTGTTATTTCATCGGTTGTGATATCAGTGCACCCCTTATCAGTATATGTTCGGATAAAGGGAATGAAGTTTTGGTTGCTGATGCAGTGAATCTTCCTTACCGAACTGGTTATGGTGATGCTGCAATCTCTATTGCAGTCTTGCATCACTTGAGCTCAGAAAGTAGGAGAAAGAAAGCTGTCGAAGAATTGATTCGTATTGTGAAAAAAGGTGGTCTTATTTTAATCACAGTTTGGGCTAGGGAACAGGAAGATAACtcattgattaagaaatggaCTCCCCTTAGTCCAAAATACGTCGAAGAATGGATCGGACCTGGTAGCCCTCGAACGCGTAGCCCTTCATCTTCAGTTTCGCTAGAAAGCATCTCAGAAACTGAGGAAAGTGTTTCTGCAGAGCAGTCTATGTATTTACCTAAAGAGTCCGAAGATGTAAGATCCACTGATATCAAGTACCCGAGCTGTAGTGATCTAACACGCAGCCCTTCACCTTCAATTCATCTGGAGAGCATCTCAGAAACTGAGGAAAGTGTGTCTGGGGAGCAGTCGATATGCTTATGTAAAGAGTCTGAGGATGAAAGATCTTATGAAATCAAGCACACAAACTCCAGTGAAGGGCCTCTTTCGTTAGATTCTACAGTTAAAAAGAGTAGTCTATGTCAGCAAGAATATTTTGTGCCATGGCACTTGCCTTATCATCGAGCCGAAGTAAGTGGAGCTTCTTCAAATGCTGTATCTAATGGTTTTGCACGGAAAGATGATAAGAAGGGTGCAGTTGTGTACGACAGATATTATCATGTTTTCAGTGAAGGTGAACTTGAAAG GTTGGCCAGCAATGTCGAAGGTGCTGTCATCGTGGACAGATTTTATGACAAATCAAACTGGTGCATTATCCTTGAGAAAACTTCATCATGA
- the LOC121756905 gene encoding AP-2 complex subunit sigma produces the protein MIRFILLQNRQGKTRLAKYYIPLEESEKHKVEYEVHRLVVNRDPKFTNFVEFRTHKVIYRRYAGLFFSLCVDITDNELAYLESIHLFVEILDHFFSNVCELDLVFNFHKVYLILDEFILAGELQETSKKAIIERMGELEKLD, from the exons ATG ATCCGGTTCATACTCTTGCAGAACAGGCAAGGGAAAACCCGATTGGCCAAATACTACATTCCTCTCGAGGAATCAGAGAAGCATAAAGTTGAGTACGAG GTTCATCGTTTGGTTGTCAATAGGGATCCCAAATTCACCAATTTTGTGGAG TTCCGAACCCACAAGGTCATCTACAGGCGATATGCTGGTTTATTTTTCTCATTGTGTGTAGACATTACAGACAATGAATTGGCTTATTTGGAGAGCATTCACTTATTTGTGGAGATACTGGACCATTTTTTCAGCAATGTGTGTGAGCTAGATCTCGTATTTAATTTCCACAAG GTATACCTCATACTAGATGAGTTCATACTTGCTGGGGAACTCCAAGAAACAAGCAAGAAG GCAATCATCGAGAGAATGGGAGAATTGGAAAAGCTGGATTAA
- the LOC121758165 gene encoding uncharacterized protein LOC121758165: MEQAATSSSPPTEDEIAVAEILLNLKTMMLPLSESLPDCKWGCRRKRSCLVSPPSISGSANRIEDRKTPIKARTTVSPDTPLVFSASESDDKPKKTSKNKSKVREDYLDLIEEETKRKKLLTGEIAKVNKYYDELKETNRRLKAMKQEAMAKCGFDLNLPAEEESGGVGIYWSLDDDKRARSAEARRKRIRIIKTKSTRK; this comes from the exons ATGGAGCAGGCCGCGACTTCAAGCAGCCCTCCAACAGAGGATGAAATCGCCGTCGCCGAAATCCTGCTCAATCTCAAGACCATGATGTTGCCGCTATCTGAATCGCTGCCTGATTGCAAGTGGGGCTGCCGAAGGAAGAGATCTTGCCTTGTGTCGCCGCCCTCAATTAGTGGTTCAGCAAACAGAATTGAAGACAGAAAAACTCCAATCAAAGCTCGCACCACCGTCAGCCCCGACACGCCGCTCGTATTCTCTGCCAGTGAATCCGATGATAAGCCCAAGAAAACATCCAAGAATAAG TCAAAGGTTAGGGAGGATTACTTGGATTTGATAGAGGAAGAAACAAAGCGGAAGAAGTTGCTCACAGGG GAGATTGCAAAAGTGAACAAATACTACGACGAGCTCAAGGAAACCAACCGCCGTCTCAAAGCAATGAAACAGGAGGCGATGGCCAAGTGTGGATTCGATCTGAACCTTCCAGCTGAAGAGGAATCAGGCGGCGTGGGGATATATTGGTCGTTGGATGATGATAAACGGGCCAGATCTGCCGAAGCGAGGAGGAAGAGGATACGAATAATCAAGACCAAGTCGACTAGGAAATAG